Sequence from the Acidimicrobiales bacterium genome:
GTCAGAGTCCACCTCCCCGGCCCCGTCCGCACGGTGTCGCAGGGGGGCAGCCGGGCGACGAACGGCCAGACGCTCGCCGTCCTCGCCGACGGTTCGGTGTGGGCCTGGGGCGACGGCTCCTACGGCCAGCTCGGCGACGGCACGACGGCACCCTCGCGCCGCCCGGTGCGCGTCGCGTTCCCCCCTGGCGTGCGCATCCGCCAGGTCTTCTCCGGCGGCGACTCGAGCTACGCGCTGAGCGCGACGGGAACGCTGTGGTCGTGGGGCGGCAACCGCTACGGCCAGCTCGGCGACGGCACGACGACGCCGAGGGCACGGCCGGCACCGGTCGGGCTGCGCCTCAGCGAGATCTCGGCCACGGCCACGAACGCCGCCGGGCTGGTCTCAACCGGGAGCGCGGACGCCCGCCGACCGGGCGCGTGAGGCGAGTCCCGACGCGGCGCGCCCCAGCGAAGCGCGCGCGGCCGCGGTCGTCCACCGGCCGGCCCCGGTAGCATCGGCGCGAAGCCCGGGGCCCAGCCGGCAGCCGGCGCGCAGCCACGCCGGGCAGGAGGGCACGCCCTTGCCGGGAGGAGCCACGTGACCGTCGACGGAGCGCGCGAGCTGCCCGGCGCGAGCGCGCGCCCCCGGCGGCGGCGCACGATCGGCGCGATCTCGCTCACGGCCCTCGCGGGGACGGCCGCCGTCCTCGTCGGCGTGATCGGCCGGGGGGGCGCGACGCCGGCTCCGCCGCCGCTCGCGCGCGGCGTCCCGAGCGCGCTCGCGGACCTCATGGGCCTCTCAGCGCTCCCCGCCAGGGCCGCTCCCGCCTTCACCCTCGTCGACCAGCACGGACGGCGCGTGTCGCTCCGGTCGCTGCGCGGCCGGGCCGTCGTGCTCGAGTTCATGGACCCCCACTGCGTGGACGTCTGCCCGATCGTCGCCCAGGAGTTCGTCGACGCCTATCGCGACCTCGGAGGGACCGCCGCTCGCGTCGACTTCGTGGCCGTGAACGTCAACCCCTACCACCGGGCGGTCTCGGACGTCGCCGCCTTCACGCGCGAGCACGGGCTGAGCGCCATCCCGAGCTGGGAGTTCCTCACTGGTCCGGTGCGCCGCCTCGAAGCCGTGTGGCACGGCTACGACGTCTACGTCCACGCACCGAGCAGGAACGCCGACGTGATCCACACGTCGATCGTCTACTTCATCGACCCGCTCGGGCGCGAGCGCTACGTGGCCGCTCCCCAGGTGGACCACACCGCTTCGGGAAGGGCCTACCTCCCACCCGCGCCCCTCGCGGCCTGGGGCAGGGGGATCGCCACCGTGGCGCGCGACCTCGCCGCCTGAGGCGCGCGAGACCGCGAGGCGGCTGCCCGCTGGACCGAAAGTCCCTACCTGGTCGAGCCAGGCCTCCACAAGATGACCCCTGTGGAGGCGAGGCGCAGCGGTGAGGAGGCCGGCTCGTGGTGGTGAGCCCGGCCGAGCTGCACGAGCTTGCCGCTCGGCGCGGCGAGCCGGTGACCACGACCCTGTACCTCGACGTCGACGGCCGCCGGCGCCCGCGCCACGCGAGCCTGGCCGGCGAGCTGGCCGAGCTGGCGCGCGCCGCGCGCGCGGCGTCCGCCGAGCTCGACGAGGAGGCGCGCGACGCGGTCGCCGCCGAGCTCGCCCGCATCGAGGCGTGGTTCGCCTCGGGCGTGGACCGCCGAGGGCTGCGGGGGCTCGCCGTCTTCTCGTCGACGGACGACGGCGACGTCCGCGTCGTGCCCCTCGCCGCGCCGGTGAGCGCGCAGGCGCACGTCGGCGAGCACGCCCACCTCGGCCAGCTCGTCGCAGCGCTCGGCGACTGGCCGCCGACGCTCGTCGCCCTCGTGGACGACGAGCACGCTCGCCTGTTCCACCTGGAGCTCGGCGAGATCGAGGAGCACGAGGGCCCCGTCAGCGAGCACGCACGCCGGGTCGACACCGACACCGAGCTCGGCGCCTTCGAGCGGCGCGCCGAGGAGGCCGTCCGCCGGCACCTGCGCGCCGTCTCGGCGAGCGTCGAGGCCGAGGTGGCCCGTTCCCGCGTCGAGTGGGTCGTTCTGGCGGGACCATCGGGCCCCGCACTGGCGGAGGTGCTGGCGCCGGCGACGCGTCGCCTCGTCGCCGGCGTCGTCCCGCTCGAGGTGCGCGCGACCGCGGCGCAGGTCGCCAAGCGGGTCCGGCCCGTCGTCGAGGCGGCGATCCGAGCGCGGCGGCGGGCGCTCCTCGCCTCGCTCGCCGACGAGGCAGGTGCCCAGGGACGGGCCGCGATCGGTCTCGCGGACACGGTCACGGCGCTCGAGGCGCGCGACGTGGAGGCGCTCGTCGTGCGACGCGGCTACCACGTGCCCGGCGTCCGCTGCCCGGCCTGCGGCCTGCTCCAGGAGCGCAGAGCGACCTGCGCGCGCTGCGGGGCACCGACGAGGGGGGTCGGCGACCTCGTCGGGGAGATCATCGCCGAGGCCCTCCTCGAGGGAGCCGACGTCGAGATCGTCGACGAGCCCGTGGCGACGGGTTCCATCGGCGTCCTCGAACGCCACTGAGAGCAGGAGCGCGCGATGCCCGATGGCGTGATGCGGTGGTTCGACGAGGAGGCCGGCGAGGGCCTCGTGGTACGGGCCGGCCAGCGCTTCAGAGCCTGGGCGGGTGACACCGAGCCCGACGCGCGCCAGCCGGGAGCGCGGGTCCACTTCGACGCGAAGGAGGTCGACGGCGTCGCGCGAGCGGTCAACGTGTCGCTGCGGCACGGCACCCGCGTGTCGCGGCGCCAGGACGACTTCGCCACCCTCGCCGGCGCGCGCCGTGCCGAGGCGAAGGGGCCGGAGCCCTTCGCCGGCGTCCACCCCGAGCTCCTGCCCGCCTACCTCGCGCACCCGATCGAGCTCGTGCGGCGGTGGGCGGACGACCTCGCGCGCGGCGACGTCGACGCGGCCCTCGCGCTCTACGCGCCCGATGCGAGAATCTCGGTCGGGGACGTCAAGGTGGCCGGTCGGCGCAACCTGCAATCCCTGCTCGAAGGCCACCCGGTCCGCGGCTCGCGACGGCGAGCCCGCGTCCGAGGCGTGGACGGCGAGTTCGAGGCGGTGTGGGAGCCCGCCGAGCCAGGCGAGCGTGGCGTCGCCGTTCGCTGCCGCGTCGAGCGCGGACTGCTCAGCGAGCAGCGCTTCACGGACATCCACCCCGTCGGCCGCGCCGGCGCGCCAGCGGCGGCGCCGTTCCCGATCGAGGTGGTCGTGCGCGGGGCGGTGGCGCGAGAAGCGGTCGCCTACGCCCGCAGCCGACTCGCCGACATCGCCAGCTTGAAGGGACGGCGCGTCCTCTTCGCCCGGATCCGGCTCTCGGAGCTCGCCGACCCGGCGCGCTCGCGCCCGTCGGTCTGCGAGGTCGAGATCGACCTCGACGGGGACCTCCTGCGCGCGCACGTCGCGGCGCGCTCGATGCACGAGGCCGTCGACCTCGTCCAGCGCCGCGTGCGCGACAAGGCGGAGCACCTCGAGCAGCGGCGCCTCGCCAGGCGCCGCGAGACCGGGGCGGCCGCACCCGGAAGGTGGCGGCACGGCGACCTGCCGACGGCCCGGCCCGAGCACTACGAGCGACCGGTGGAGGAGCGCCAGCTCGTACGGCACAAGACCCTCGCCACCGAGGAGCTCACGCTCGACGAGGCGGCGTTCGACATGGAGCAGCTCGACTTCGACTTCTACCTGTTTCGCGACCTCGAGACGGGCCTCGACAGCGTGCTCGAGCGCCTCGACGGCGGGGGGTTCGTGCTGCACCAGCTCGGCGAGCCCGCGGGCGAGCCACCCGCTGCCACCGTGCCGGTCGTTCGCTCCCCCGCGCCGGTGCCCACGCTGAGCGTCGACGAGGCGATCGAGCGCCTCAACCTCGGCAAGGAGCGCTTCGTCTTCTTCCGCCACCCGCGCACCGGCCGAGGCGCCGTCGTCTACCTGCGCTACGACGGGCACTACGGGCTCATCACCTGCGAGGAGTCACCATGAGGACGAGCGCGAAGCGGCACGCGACGATCGGGGGCCGCCGATGAGCCCGGAGCGTCCAGGCGAAGGCGGGGAGCCGACCA
This genomic interval carries:
- a CDS encoding sigma 54 modulation/S30EA ribosomal C-terminal domain-containing protein; amino-acid sequence: MPDGVMRWFDEEAGEGLVVRAGQRFRAWAGDTEPDARQPGARVHFDAKEVDGVARAVNVSLRHGTRVSRRQDDFATLAGARRAEAKGPEPFAGVHPELLPAYLAHPIELVRRWADDLARGDVDAALALYAPDARISVGDVKVAGRRNLQSLLEGHPVRGSRRRARVRGVDGEFEAVWEPAEPGERGVAVRCRVERGLLSEQRFTDIHPVGRAGAPAAAPFPIEVVVRGAVAREAVAYARSRLADIASLKGRRVLFARIRLSELADPARSRPSVCEVEIDLDGDLLRAHVAARSMHEAVDLVQRRVRDKAEHLEQRRLARRRETGAAAPGRWRHGDLPTARPEHYERPVEERQLVRHKTLATEELTLDEAAFDMEQLDFDFYLFRDLETGLDSVLERLDGGGFVLHQLGEPAGEPPAATVPVVRSPAPVPTLSVDEAIERLNLGKERFVFFRHPRTGRGAVVYLRYDGHYGLITCEESP
- a CDS encoding SCO family protein — translated: MTVDGARELPGASARPRRRRTIGAISLTALAGTAAVLVGVIGRGGATPAPPPLARGVPSALADLMGLSALPARAAPAFTLVDQHGRRVSLRSLRGRAVVLEFMDPHCVDVCPIVAQEFVDAYRDLGGTAARVDFVAVNVNPYHRAVSDVAAFTREHGLSAIPSWEFLTGPVRRLEAVWHGYDVYVHAPSRNADVIHTSIVYFIDPLGRERYVAAPQVDHTASGRAYLPPAPLAAWGRGIATVARDLAA